The Anaeromyxobacter diazotrophicus genome contains the following window.
AGCGCGCTCGAGGACATCTGGTGGGGCCGCGCGCGGCCCGCCCGGCCGGTGGCGGCCGCACTGGCGGCGGCGGAGGGCGTGTTCCGCGCCGGGGCGGCGCTGCGGGGCGCGCTGTACGGCGCGGGGCTCGTCCGGGCCGCCCGCGCGGGCGCGCCGGTGATCTCCGTCGGCAACCTGGCGGTGGGCGGCGCGGGCAAGACGCCGGCGGCGCTGGCGGTAGCCGAGCGGCTCGCGCGCCGCGGCCGCCGGGTGGCGATCCTCTCCCGCGGGTACGGCGCGCGGCGGCGCGGCGAGCGGCTGGTGTCGGACGGCGCGCGCCTGCTGCTCGGGGCGGAGGACGCGGGCGACGAGCCGTGGCTGCTGGCCCGGCGGCTACCCGGGGCGGTGGTGCTGTGCGGGCCGCGGCGGGCGGCGCTGGCGCGGCGGGCGGTGGAGGAGCTCGGCGCCGACGCGCTCGTGCTCGACGACGGCTTCCAGCACCGCGCGCTCAGGCGCGACCTCGACGTGGTGGTGGTGGACGCCGCCGCCCAGGGCGGCAACGGGCGGCTCCTGCCGGCCGGGCCGAACCGCGAGCCGTGGAGCGCGCTCGGCCGCGCCCACCTCGCCTGGATCTCGCGCGCCGACCAGGTGGGCGCGGCCGCCCTCGACGCGCTGCGGGCGCGGCTCGCCGCCGCC
Protein-coding sequences here:
- the lpxK gene encoding tetraacyldisaccharide 4'-kinase, whose protein sequence is MSALEDIWWGRARPARPVAAALAAAEGVFRAGAALRGALYGAGLVRAARAGAPVISVGNLAVGGAGKTPAALAVAERLARRGRRVAILSRGYGARRRGERLVSDGARLLLGAEDAGDEPWLLARRLPGAVVLCGPRRAALARRAVEELGADALVLDDGFQHRALRRDLDVVVVDAAAQGGNGRLLPAGPNREPWSALGRAHLAWISRADQVGAAALDALRARLAAATGRPPVVARYAVRDVLDGTLSRSFGAEALRGRRALLLCGLARPEGFRRTLAELGAEVGAERVFRDHHPFSAAALAEALRAAASTGCDAVATTEKDAARLPPEVAAHPLLRVVRIDAEIVEGGEVLDELLDRALGALPAISTATSTATSTATTTAMGGAAPASPPSPSPAERDGERETNRG